In one window of Nitrospirota bacterium DNA:
- a CDS encoding PilN domain-containing protein yields the protein MIRVNLLPPEQRKKVKPLPGVLVISTFITVATILVLGGITFFLTSKISDLKADQALKEKRLAELQTMIKEIKDYEKDNKSFQDRNNIIEQLRKNQNIPLILLDEISELLPKGVWLTSLNESGGVVNISGYAYTNPDIVNYVENLKKSEKLIEAALLESRNATIDNISVYQFKLTFRVKV from the coding sequence ATGATAAGGGTAAACCTTCTTCCACCGGAACAAAGGAAAAAAGTTAAACCTCTACCAGGAGTCCTTGTCATCAGCACCTTTATTACGGTAGCGACAATCCTTGTGCTGGGAGGCATCACATTTTTTTTAACCAGTAAAATCTCAGACCTTAAGGCTGATCAGGCATTAAAAGAAAAGCGACTTGCTGAACTGCAAACAATGATAAAAGAAATCAAAGACTACGAAAAAGACAACAAGTCATTTCAGGATAGAAATAACATTATTGAGCAGTTGAGGAAAAATCAGAACATACCCTTAATTTTGCTGGATGAGATAAGCGAACTGCTTCCAAAAGGCGTATGGCTCACTTCTTTAAATGAGTCCGGAGGCGTTGTAAATATATCCGGCTATGCATATACCAATCCTGATATCGTCAATTATGTGGAAAACCTTAAAAAATCAGAAAAACTTATAGAGGCTGCACTGCTGGAATCGCGGAATGCAACGATTGACAATATTTCTGTCTATCAATTTAAATTAACCTTCAGGGTGAAGGTGTAA
- the pilO gene encoding type 4a pilus biogenesis protein PilO: MALNINFNKINAKLKNLPPYLKAIVLSAPSIVLIILFIILLYMPKGAEINGLKDSIAKLDSEIATSEIKAKKLADLKIENARLKTRLAKLKEQLPEENEVSGLLRQISELGLKSGLKIILWKPEGRSPDPSGLYVKIPVTVEVVTGYHNLGVFFSYISRLPRIVNISGIKLSNPALKEGVRVLTANFTATTFSAVPEPAVTKGAKKP, from the coding sequence ATGGCTCTTAACATTAATTTTAATAAAATAAATGCAAAGCTGAAAAATCTTCCGCCTTATTTAAAGGCAATCGTTTTATCTGCGCCCTCAATTGTGCTGATTATTTTATTCATCATCCTGCTTTATATGCCAAAGGGCGCTGAGATTAACGGCCTGAAAGACAGCATAGCCAAACTTGACAGCGAAATTGCAACCAGCGAGATAAAGGCAAAGAAATTAGCCGACCTCAAGATTGAAAATGCACGATTAAAGACACGCCTTGCGAAATTAAAGGAGCAATTACCGGAGGAAAATGAAGTTTCGGGTCTATTAAGGCAGATCTCAGAACTGGGACTCAAATCAGGGCTTAAAATCATTTTATGGAAACCTGAAGGCAGATCACCTGACCCGAGCGGTCTCTATGTAAAAATACCTGTAACCGTAGAGGTTGTAACGGGCTATCATAATCTCGGCGTTTTCTTCAGTTATATCAGCAGACTGCCGAGAATTGTCAATATATCAGGCATAAAGCTCTCTAATCCTGCGCTGAAGGAAGGAGTCAGGGTATTAACTGCCAATTTTACCGCCACTACTTTTTCTGCCGTGCCTGAACCTGCGGTGACTAAGGGGGCAAAAAAACCATGA